Within Actinomycetota bacterium, the genomic segment GTGTCCGTTGACGGCGAGTGGGTAGCTGAATTCCCCGGCGACCTGTGAGCGCCAGTCCCAGGCGACGCGATCACCGACCACCGATGCGCCCACTAGGCGCTGCTCCACGTCGAGAGAATAGGAATACGTGACGTTCAGCCCAAGGCGAAGGCTGAAGCACACGTCGTTGTCACGTAGCTCGAAAGCGCCAGGCGTCCGGAAATAGACGTCGTCGTCCGTATGAAACACGGTCATGGCTGCTTCACCGACCAGGCGGAGAAGATCCTCTCGGAACCGCGCCTCACGGACCCAGCGCACGTCGGCGTGCTCCGACTGAAGCTCCGCATACGCCTTCTCGTGGCGACCGGAGGTGGTCCGGTAGAGGATCGCGACACTCGTGAAGAGCTCGCTCCCATGGCACGAGACGCTCGTGAGGAACGCGTCGAGCTGCATGGCACGGTCTCGAGAGAAGACGATGCAGTTCACGCGACCTTGCTGCTTCCAACCCGCGATCGTCCAACGTCTGCAAGCAATGACGCCGATCTGCGAAACCCGATCTCCGGGGCGAATCGGGTCACGACTACTACTGCATCGCGCCACTGCCGCAGCGCGACGAGCTCCCTCACCGTTCCCTGTGCGACCTGCATCAGGAACCAGCCGCGGTCGACCTCCGCGAGCGTGGCGCGCGCGCGGCGTTCGACCTCGTCGAACGGCACATCGGGGTCGCCGCCGGCCGCTTGCGCAAGGTGAACATAGTAGAGCTGCTCCCACTTCCGGCTGAGGGTCATGCCGTCGACCGAGAAGCGGTATCGGAGCAACGGCTGCCCCACGTTGGCGAGCTTGTGCGTGCGGGCCAGCCGCAGCCACAGGTCGTAGTCCTCGGCATTCTTGAACTCGCCTCGATACCCGCCTGCCTCCAGTACGACGATTCGCCTGAGCATTACCGACGGGTGGTAAAGGCAGTTCTCGCGGGGCAAGATCTCGGCGATTTCCTCGGGTTCCGTGGGTAGACGGATCAGCCGGTCGTGGTCAGGACGCGCACCCATGTGGAAAACCCAGCTTCCGGCCACCGCGACCTCGGGATGCGCGCCGAGGAATTCCGCCTGCACGCGCAAGCGCTGCGAAAGCGCCTCGTCGTCCTGATCGATCCGCGCGACGAGCTCATAGCGCGCGCGTTCGAGACCCTCGTTGAGAGTTCCGGCGAGCCCGACGTTGCGCTCGTGAACGACCGCCGTCACGCGAGCGTCGCGCCGCGCGTACTCGCGGACGATGGCGGCCGATCCGTCCGTTGAGGCATCGTCGACCAGGAGCAGCTCGAGCTCCGGGCCATCCTGGCGCAAGATCGAGTCGACCGCTTGGCGCAGCGTTCGCGCCCCGTTGTAGATGGGAAGCAGGACGGTGACGCTCACAGAGCGGCCACGGCTTGCTCGCACATCGCCCGCAGACCAGTCTCGAACTCGACCTTTGGCCGCCAGCCGAGCTCTTGCCGTGCTTTGCCTATGTCGAGCACGATCCAGGCAGGGAGGCGGCGTGAGTCGGTCGTCGGCGGCTCGTAGATGACCTCCGCGTCGACCCCGGAGAACTCGTGCAGAAGTGCGAGCACGCTGCGGACCGATCTCCCCACGCCGCTTCCGACGTTGTAGACGTCGAAGCCTTCCCGACGTGCGACCGCGAGCTCGAACATCCGCATCACGTCGTCGAGGTGGACGAAGTCTCGCACGTTGTCGGCATCGCCGAAGATCCGAACCGGGCCGCCCTCCAGGATCTGCGACAGCGCGACGCCAATAAAACCCTGAAGTCTCTGCCGTGGCAGGAGGACGCCGTAGGGGTTGCCGATCCTGAGGACGGTTGCGGTGATCCAGCCCTCGTGCGTCGCGAGTCGGAGGTAGTGCTCACCCATGAACTTCTGGATCCCGTACGACGTCGTTGGCTCGACCGGGCTGGCCTCGGTGAGCGGCCGCCGGCCTTCAACGCGGTACAAGGCCCCACCCGTGCTCGCGTAGATCACATGCGGCCTCGTCCCAGCGTCACGAATCGCCTGGATCAACGTGAGCAGTGGAACTATGTTCATTGCCGCATCGCTCGGAAGATGCTGGTTCGACGTATACGGCGTGTTCGTGTGCGCGAGATGCACGACCGCGTCGAGGCCGGCGACGAAGGCCACACAGTCCCGATACGAGGAGAGATCGCCCTGCGTCCACTCGATCCGGGGATCTCGTGGAAGAGCAGGCGCGATCGTGCGTGTCAGCGCCCTAACCTCTGAATCCTGAAGATCCGCGAGGCGTCTGACCAGAAGCGATCCCATGAATCCGGTCGCGCCCGTGACACCGACCGTCGACATCACACTTGCCTGCAGCGACTACACCCGACGTTCATGAGCGACGCGGACGGACTCGACCCGCCGCTCGCGCCAAGCGTAGTGCTAGGCGGAGCGCCCACCGCAGCGACGTTTGTTCGAGCGTGCCGGCTTGACCGACAGCTCTCGCAAGCGCCGCCTGAAGCTCAGCGATTTGCCGGTCGCGTTCGAGGAGCTGAGCTTCTCTCTCTCGCGCGGTGACCTCCCAAGCGTCGCGCTGCTGCGCGGACCAGTCCGAGATTCTCCGGAGCTCTCCGGTCCAGGCGTGCTGTTGAAGGATCGTGCGATCTTGCTCCTCGACCATCCGCTGCCACCGCGTTCGCTCGTACCACCAACTATCGACTACCTCACGCTGATCCGCCGAGAGGCCAGGAACGACGGCGAGAATCGTTCGCATGAACGGCGCCAGATCGTTTGAGCGGGTCAGCCCCAGGTGTCCCCTGAGGCCCATCGAAGCCATGAAGTGCGCGAGCTCAGCGCCCGTCCACTCACGCGCGTGCGCAGGGTTGGCAGGCGGCCCGAGGTGTCCGTCCTTGTTCAAGGCACGATCAGGCGTGGCGAGCACGAAGGCCGCCGCGCCCTTCTCTAGGGCGTCCGAGACGAGGGCCAGCAGCTCTTCTGGGTTTACCAGACGCTCCAACAGGTTCTCGCAGACCAGTACCGCGCCCGTGAGATCCGGAACGTCGAGGGAGTCGTCGTTCTCGAGATCGATCTCGACCCAGGTGCCGAAGTCGTAGCGCTCCCGACAGACCGCTATGTTCGAAGGGGTGTCGATGCCGATTATCTCGAAGCTCGGATGAAGCGCCGCAAGCCTCTTCCCAGTGCCGCAGCCCACACCGACTATGCACCGCGCACCGAGTCGCGTCGCGAGTGACGCCGACTCCGGGTACACGGCCGGCAGCCAGAAGCCCTCGTCGTCCTCACGGACTGGATCGTCCGGCTCGAGGCGCGCCTGGTAGCCCTTTGGCAGGCAGTAGTCCATGGAGCGGCCGATGCTAGTGGCTGGCGTTGACAGCACGGAAGATGACGAGACCGGTGCTGCGGCTTCCCGGCACGAGCTCGAAGTCGGGACTTCGCACGACGCGATCGAAGATCGCGACGTTCACCCTGTTGAAGGCGTCCGCCCGAGCAACGGCGGCAGCCTCGGTCGCCGGAAGCGGGTTGCTCGGGTTGCCGTAGTCGATGGCGATGTAGAAGGGCGGGTCCGTATCGCGCACTCGGTCCCATGCCGCCTCCGGGTCCTGCTCCGCGTAGCCGAGCGCGGTGTAGTTGCAGAGGCGTCCGCTCCTCCCGGCGAAGCGCCGGTGGGCGAGGAACGTAAGGGTGTTGTGGTTGAGCCATGGATGGTCGGCCCCGACGATGCTGATGCGGCCGACTTGAGCATCCGTGCACGTCTGCGTGACGACGTCGTCGAGCGCGCGGGCGAAGCGTGCGTCACGGACGGGTTCGTCGACCGGGTACGACGCACGGAGCGCGCCGGGCGCATGGCCGAAGCTCTGCAGCGTGACGACCGCGAACTGGACGACGGCGAGGGCCCCGGCGAGCACGACGAGCGTCCGGCGACGACTGACCGCGACAGCCAGCGCCACCGGCACCGCTACCAGCGGAACGAGCGGAAGGAGGTATCGCATCTCCTGATTCGGCTGCGACGCGAAAGCTGCGAGCACGACGAGCACCGCCGTCCCGCAAGCGGCACACGTCACCACACGAGGATCGCGAATCCGGATCCGCGGGCCTGCGGCGGCGAGAGCGACGATCGCGAGACCGCCCGCGACGATCCACGCAAACGGAATGAAGGCAGCATTCCCCAACCGCTCGACCCATTCAGGAAACTGGCGAACGAAGCCGCGGTCGACTCCATACAAGCCCGTGTCGGCCGACGCATTACGCGCGTGGTCCAGCGCCGTGTCGAGGTTGACCCGGTACCACGCAAGGGCGCCGAGGACGAGGAGCAGCGAGATAGCTCCCGAGCCGAACACTGCGACCCGGTCGCGCCTGCGTCGTTGCTGCGGGAGCATCTTGCGGTGAAGTGCGAGAAGCACCACTGCGCCGAGGGCAAGCGGGGCCATGTATGCCGGCGAAGAGAGCTTCGCGAGCATCCCCAACGCGATTGCTCCCGGCAGCTGGGCGAGCGTGAGGGACGCCGGGCTGTACGCAGCGCCGGCGAGGATGAGCAGTAGCCATGTGACGGCGACGGTCTGTGCGGGCTCGGCGAAGTACTCATGGCTCAGCGAGACGAAGAGCGGCGAGGCACCGACGAGGAGCGTCGCCAGAACCGCAGCCGGAGTGCCGTCCAGCCGGCGCACGGCGAGGTACACGAGGCTCAACGAGGCCGCCTGGCACACCACGATGGAGAGGAGGAGCGCGCGGGCGTCCTCGCCGAGGGTCTCGCCGAGGGGAACGAACAGCTGGCCCAGCCACGCCACGGCAGGCGGCTTCAGGCCGAAGGCGTGAGTCATCGACCCCGGCCAGTGGACGGGATCCGTACTGAGCGTCGCCCAGAGATCGACGGACACCGTGCCGTACCAGGCGGGATCCCACGGCCAGATTGACCGGTCGAGCGCGATCCAAACGAGCGACGGCGCCACGAGCGCGACCGGGAGCCAGAGCGGGAGCCATCGGCGAGCGACACTGACGACGGTCTTCGTGCTCGCGGCGCCCCGATGCGGATCGGCGAGGTGCGGGAGCCCGGACGCGAACGGATCGTTCGTCGTGCTGCGGGCGGCCACGCGGCCCAGTGTAGAGAGGGGGGTCGCCGGGGTCCGACCGGAGGTCCGGTCGCTACGATCACGCGCGCATGCTGAGTGCGAGAGTGAGCCGGCAGCTCGATCCGTCGAGTGAGGTCGCGGGTCTCGAGTACGCGGACGTCGCAACGTACTTCGACGCGTTCGCGCCGGTCGAAGCGCGCTGGCGCCGCAGGAACGCGACCTATCACCGGCTCGTCGAGCGGATCTGCCGGAGCATGGTGCCGGAGGGACGGAAGGTGCTCGAGATCGGGTCGGGCGGGGGCGACCTTCTCGCCGCACTGCAGCCGTCGGTCGGCGTCGGCGTGGACGTCAGCCCGGCGATGGTCGAGCTCGCGAACAGCCGCTACCCCGGCCTGCGCTTCGAGCTCGGCGCGGGCGAGACCACGAAGCTGGACGAGACCTTCGACTACGTCGTCCTCTCGGACGTCTTCCCGTACGTGCACGACCTGCTGCGCCTGCTCGAGAACGTGCGCCAGCACTCGCACTCGCGCACACGCGTCGTGATCAACTCCTACAACCCGGCGTGGCGTCCATTCCTCGGGTTGGCCGAGCGTCTGGGGCTCAAACCACGGAAGCCGATCCGCAACTGGGTCTCCCCGGGCGACATCCGCAATCTGCTCGAGCTCGCGGGGTTCGAGGTCGTGTCGGCGAGCACGCGGATCCTCGTGCCGAAGTCCGTGCCGCTGCTCACGCACTTCCTCAACACGGTCGTGGCGAACATCTGGCCGTTCACGCGTCTGTGCGTCAGCTACTGGATCGTCGCGCGACCGTCGCCCGAGCCTCTCGGCGAGCTCGGAGTGTCGGTGGTCTGCGCGTGCCGGAACGAAGCCGGCCACATCCCGCAGATCGTCGAACGCCTGACCTCGATGGGCACCTCGACGGAGCTGATCTTCGTCGAAGGTGGCTCGACCGACGACACGCGAGCCACCATCGAGCGCGAGATCGACGAGCATCCCGAACTGGACATCTCGCTGCTGACGCAGCCGGGGAAGGGAAAGGGCGACGCCGTCCGCATGGGGTTCGCGGCGGCGAAGCACGACGTGCTCATGATCCTCGACGGCGATCTCACGGTGCAGCCGGAAGACCTGCCGAAGTTCTACGACGCACTCGTCGCGAACCGCGGCGAGCTGATCAACGGGTCGCGGCTGGTCTACGACATGGAGCGCGGATCGATGCGGTTCCTGAACATGCTCGGGAACAAGGCGTTCTCGCTCCTTTTCCGCGCGATCACCGGCCAGCACGTCAAGGACACGCTGTGCGGGACGAAGGTGCTCCACCGCGACGATTACGGCGCGATCGCGGCCGGACGCTCCTTCTTCGGGGAGTTCGATCCCTTCGGCGACTTCGACCTGCTCTTCGGCGCGGCGCGCCTGAACCTCAAGATCGTCGATCTACCCGTGCGCTACGGCGCGCGTACGTACGGAACGACGAACATCAGCCGCTTCCGCCACGGCCTCCTACTGCTGCGCATGACGCTCTTCGCGTACTCGAAGTTCCGCGTCCAGATCTTCCGGCGCCCTCGCGGCGATCAGCGCCGCTCGAGCACCACCAGGCAGCGAAACGCAAGCAGCTGAGCCGCGGGCCGAAGCGCCCGCTCGAGCACAGACAGCGGCCGGTACAGGAACGCCGGTAGCAACGCGGGACGGGTGAACCCTCCCGAGAGCGGATAGACGAGGAACGAAAAGCGCTCGTCAGCGACGATCGGGAGGCTCGGCCAGCGGCGCAGGTATTGGTCCCGGTGGCGGTAGAAGACGAGCGTCGCGCGGGCCTGGTTGGAGTCGAGCGCCGTGGCGCCCGTCTGCGCGTCGCGCTCAAAGGCGAGTGCAGCCAGGTCGGTCCGCTCGTGGTGGAACCGCCGGTACACGGGCGTGGATAGCGGCGAGCAGTACGGGTCGACGATGACGACCCGCCCGCCGAGCCGCAAGACGCGCGCCGCCTCGTCGAGGAAACGCGCAGGGTCGGGCACGTGGTGGAAGACGTCGAGCAGCACGAGGTTCGCGATCGTGCCGTCCTCGTAAGGCAAGGCTTCCGCGTCTACGACCGCCTCAGCCCAACGAGTGGGCTCGACGTCCGTCATGACGGCGTCCGGCTTGAACGCCTTGAACTTCCCGATCCCCGAGCCGAGCTCGACGGTCGGCCCCGGGACACGGCTCAGCCGGCCGACGATCCGGTGGTAGAAGCCTGCGTACTCGCGACGCACGAGCGGTCGCTCCTGCCAGGCGCGCTCCTGCCGATCGAGTGTGCGCTGTAGGTCCACTACGCTCCGGCTCGAATGGCGATGCGCCGCCGACACGCAGCACTCCTCGTTGCGGGAACCGCTGTCTCGGCGCTCTTCGCGGCGGCGGCGATCCGCGATGTCCAGCTTGACCTCTTCGTCTCGAGCATCCGCGAGATGAAGTATCTCTGGCTCATTCCGGCGCTCGCCTGCCTGGCGGCGGCGGTGGTCCTGCGGGCGCAGCGCTGGCGCCTGGTGTTCGTGCCGCAGTCGCGCCCACCGTTCAGCGCGGCGCTGCGTTCGCTTCTCATCGGCCTGTTCTTCAACCAGATCCTGCCCTTTCGAGCCGGCGAGGCCGCTCGCGTCGTGGCCCTCGGTCGGGAAGCGGGGACGTCCCGCGCCGAAGCGGCAGGCACTGCGATCGTCGAGCGCGTCTTCGACGTCCTCGCTCTCTTCGTGCTCCTGTTCGCCGCCTGGTTCTTCGTCCCGGAGGTCAGCTGGATCCGGGCGGCCGCGATCTTCGCGCTGCTGTTCTCGGTTGGTCTCGCTGTCATGATCGTCGTGCTCGTCATCTTCGGCGACAGCCTTCTCAGGCGGGGGCTCGCGCCCCTCGCGATCTTCCCCGGTGTGACGCGACAACGAATCGACGCAGCAGCCGAGCGCCTGTCGATGGGGCTCCGCGCGTTGCATCGCCCGTCGCTCGCGGCCGGCGGCTTCCTGCTGACCGTCCTGTCATGGCTCGTGGTAGCCATCTCGTACCTCTGCGTGTTCGAGGGGTTCGGCCTCGAGGTCGGCTTCGCCGGCGCAGTCGTCGCCGTTGTCGCGACCAACCTGGTGCTCGTGATCCCGTCCCTCCCCGCAGGACTGGGCGTGTTCGAAGCCGCGACGATCGCCGCTCTTCAACCGTACTCGATCGACGACTCTCAGGCCCTGGCGTGCGCGGTCGTCCTGCATGCGGTGAACTTCTTCCCGTACTTGATCGCTGGCGTCGTCGCCCTCCGCAGCCACACAGTCGTCACGGGGCACCGGGTCACGTTTGGCACGACCGACGCCTGACACGTCCCGCTATGCCTCCGTGCGCACGCCCAGCCAGCCGCAAACGCGGCCTCTCGCAACCGCGAGGTAGAAGCGCGCCCGGGCCGGCCGCCCGGCGAGCAGGTTCAAGAGCGATGCGCCACACGAGCGAACGACGCAATAGGTCGCGAACCACCAGGGCAGGCGGTTCTTCCTGAGGGCGCGGCCGAAACCCGCGCCGTACTCGTACCCCTGCCGAACGTCAGGACGGGACGTGTGCTCGCGCTTCTGAGGGTGGTGCACGTGCAGCGAAGGGTCGTAGAAGACGCGACGGCCCGCGTTCACGGCACGCGCCACGTAGTCCAGGTCTTCGCCCGCGCGCCACGGCGTGCTCGTGCCCACACCGAGCGTCTCGTCGAACGGACCTACCTCGTCGAGCACCGGGCGCCGCAGGAAGAGGGTGTACGAGCCCACGCGACCCCAGAGGTTGTAGGCGGTCATCGCGCCGGCCTCGGTGTCCGCGCGCCCGGCGGACTGCCGCCCGAGCTCGTCGACGGGACGCACCCCGAGACCGTCCCATTTCGGATGCGCCGCGAAGAAGTCTGCGACGCGCTGCAGTAGATCCCGCGGATACCAGCAATCGTCGTCGGGGAACGCGACGATATCGGCCGCGAGGTGCGCGAACGCGGCGTTGCGAGCTCGGCTCAAGCCCGGCTGCGAGCGTAGGCGGACGATCTCGAACGCCTTCTCGAACCCCACGAGTACCGGGGCGAGTCGCTCGTCGGAGTTCTGGTCGACGACGAGCAGACGGAAATCGCGATATGACTGCGCCTCCAGAGCCCTGAGAAAGCGCACAACGTCCTGCGTTCTTCCGACTGTCGCGAGAACGAGGTCGAAGCGCACCGCGACGATTCAGCTCCGGGGGAAGAGCGCGTGGAAGACCCGGTCCTTCAGCGGCTCCAGCCAGTGCAAGCCGAGCCTCAGTCCGAAGCGGTAAACGGGCATTCCCACGGCGTTGAGCACCCTGTAGACAATGTGCCGGAGACGCCACGAGATCGGTCCGAACGACGAGCCCGCGGACGAGTCCCAACGAGCCGTGCGGACGGCTTCGTGCGCCGAATCTCGCGCCGCGCGTGAGGTGGGGGGTACGCGCGGCGTCGATGCGGCAACCTCGATGGCGCGCCCCAGTAGCGCCTCCATCCGGTCTCCCATCCGCTCCGTGGTGAAGTCGCTTTCGATTCTCGCCCGTGCGGCGTCGCCCATCGCACGGCGGGCGCCCGGATCCTCAATGAGCCCGGCAAGGATCTCCGTGTAGCGAAGCACTTCCTCGTCCTCGCTGCCGGGCGGGATGAGAACTCCGCAGCCCGGAGCCACGAGCTCCCGCTGGCCACCGACGTCGGCCCCGACCACTGGCACGCCCTCGGCCATCGCTTCGTAGAACACGGCGGAGATTCCCTCGTATTTGGACGGAAGAAAAACACAGTCGGCGACGGACATCAGCTCGCGAACGCGTTCGTTCGGCTGGTAGCCAAGGAACCGGATGTCCAAGCCGTGCCTGCCGGCGAACGCCTCCAACCAACCGAGGTACGGCCCGTCGCCGACAACGATTGCCTGGAACGCGTGTCCTCGGCTGCGCAGCTCATTCAGGGTCCTCGCGAAGACTGCAGGCTGCTTCTCGCCCGTCAGTCGACACGGATAGAGGATGATCGGCTTTTGCTCTGGCAAGCCGAGTTCCGCACGAGAAGATCGCCCGTTGTCATGCCGCGGTGTCGTCCCGATGTAACAGACCTCGATTCGGTCGGGTTCGGCGCCCCGCTCCATCATCCACTCCTTCAGCGCGGTCGAGGACGTGATCTGAAGATCGAGGCACTCCCGCCTGTCGACGCTGAGTCGCGGATAGCCGCCATCGAGCCACCCCTCGACGACGGAGTGGCAGTAGTCGACGATTGCGACTCCCCGCGCTACCCGCCGGAGGTATGGCAAGGCGGTGTACGCGAACATGGAGTTCGAGATCAGCACTGCGTCCGGCTGCCGTGAGCCGATGAGGTAGCTCAGGAAACGCGGATAGTCGTTCGGTTCCAAGAGGAGCGGAAGGCTGAACACGTCCGGTGTCAAGCGGGCGATCCGTGGGAGCCATGGATTTTCGCTGCGAAGCGTCGTCACGACGGTCGTCTCCCAGTCGCGCTGCCTCAGTTGAGAGACGACATCGACGCTGAATTTGTCGGCGCCCCCCGTCGTGACAAACGGAACGACCATGAGGAGTCGGGGTCTTGTCTTTCCGAGCTTGTTTTCGAACGGCTTCGAGCTAAGCTCGATGCGGCGTGTTGTCTGGCTGCGCCTGGCCCTCCGGTTGCCGGGTGTCGATGGCGACCCAGCCGCACGGTGGGTGACGCGCGACCAGTGCAGGTACTCCGGAAGGGTCGCGCGGCGCGCATGCGTCTTTCTCAGCGCGTCGCGCCGAACGACGCCGGCCCAGCTGCCCAGACCGGCACGGACATCGAGGTCGCCGGGATTCCCGCTCTGAACGAGCGCTTCATCCGGAATGGACACGCGGTAGCTTTCCACGCAGTCATATGCATGATGGCTGGTGAGGAACCACAGCCACTTCTCAGCGGCCGTCGGTTCCAGGAGATCGCCGGCCGGAAGGTGCAGGACGAACGCAGACCGTGCCTGTCGCAACGCGGCGTGAGGGTTGTCGATCACACGCATCCTGGACCCCAGGTCGCATTCGTCGACCAAGCGGTGGACATCGTCGCCGCACGATGCGTCGACGGCAATCAGCCACTCCCAGTCTTGGAACGACTGCGCGCGCAGCGAGCGAGCAGTCTCGATGAACAGGCCTCTGTCGCCGGTGTATGGAGTCACCACCGAGAGCGACGGTTCCGGTCGCATGCCCCTAGAGCGGTATGAGAACGCAGGCCGGTCACCCGCGACCGGACTGCTGCCGAGATCGCGATGAGCCCGGTCGATCACGATCGGCCCGTCGCCCGGCCCTACCTGACCGCCAAACGGTCGTGGTAGAGCCGGCTGACAGCATCAGGATCTCCGACCATCTGGACGACGCCATTTTCAAGCAGCAACGCGCGGTCGCAAAACCGACTGGCGAGGATGAGATCGTGGGTCACCAGGACAATCGTCTTCCGCTCCTCCTTGAACCGCTCGAACGTCGCGAAGCACTTCTCCTGGAACGCCTCGTCGCCGACGGCCAGCACTTCGTCGAGGAGTAGGACGTCGAACGGTATCTGGATTGCGATCGAGTACGCGAGGCGCACGAGCATTCCCGAGGAATAGTTCTTCAGCTTCTGGTCGACGAAGCGCTCGAGCTCGGAGAAGGCGAGGATGTCGTCGAACCTCTCTTCGAGCTGGCGCTTGGTGAGGCCGGCGAGGGTGCCATTCATGCGGATGTTGTCGCGGGCGGTGAGCTCCGGGTTGAAGCCGACGCCGAGCTCGATGAACGGCGAGAGCAACCCGCCCACGCGAACAACACCGGAATCGGGGACGTAGATGCCAGCGAGGATCCGGAGCAGCGTGCTCTTGCCGCTCCCGTTGGGCCCGATGACGCCGAAGAACTCGCCCTCTTCGACGGAGAACGTGACGTCTTTCAGCGCGTCGTTCCGTTCGTAGGTCGTGCGGCGGAACGGATGCGTGAAGTACTCCTTGAAGAACATCCGCTGCTCGTGCGGGATCCGGAATGACTTGGAGACTCCGATGACCTCGATCGCCTGCGTCATCAGAGCCTCTCGGCGAAGTAGCGGCCCTCCCGTCTGAAGAAGACGAGAGCCGCGACGAAGACGAGCGCGACGATGGAGAGGGGGATGAGTCGCCCGCCCGCGCCGGCAAAGACCTCCGACACCGTCAGATCGTTGGGGCCGCTCGCGCCCCCGAGCACGACGTGGCGAATGTCCTGCATGACCTGGACGAAGGGATTGAGAAAGGCGACCTTCTGCGCCCAGTCGGGAAGGATGCCGATCGGGTAGAAGATCGCAGAGGCGAAGAACAGGAGCTGCGCCACGAGCTCCCACACCTGGCCGACGTCACGAAAGCGGACGTAGAGCGCGCTGAGCAGCAGGCCCAAGGCGATCGTGAACACGTAGAGCTCGGCGAGCAGCGGGACGACGAGCAGCCACTCGATCCGCGGGTCGAGCCCCTGGATCGCCGCGAAGACGGCGAACGCGGACACGTTCATGCAGAAGGTGATGCCGATCGCAACGGAGGCCGCGAGCGGGATCATGACCGGCGGAAACGACAGTCGACGCAGGGTCGCGCCGC encodes:
- a CDS encoding glycosyltransferase; its protein translation is MSVTVLLPIYNGARTLRQAVDSILRQDGPELELLLVDDASTDGSAAIVREYARRDARVTAVVHERNVGLAGTLNEGLERARYELVARIDQDDEALSQRLRVQAEFLGAHPEVAVAGSWVFHMGARPDHDRLIRLPTEPEEIAEILPRENCLYHPSVMLRRIVVLEAGGYRGEFKNAEDYDLWLRLARTHKLANVGQPLLRYRFSVDGMTLSRKWEQLYYVHLAQAAGGDPDVPFDEVERRARATLAEVDRGWFLMQVAQGTVRELVALRQWRDAVVVVTRFAPEIGFRRSASLLADVGRSRVGSSKVA
- a CDS encoding NAD-dependent epimerase/dehydratase family protein: MSTVGVTGATGFMGSLLVRRLADLQDSEVRALTRTIAPALPRDPRIEWTQGDLSSYRDCVAFVAGLDAVVHLAHTNTPYTSNQHLPSDAAMNIVPLLTLIQAIRDAGTRPHVIYASTGGALYRVEGRRPLTEASPVEPTTSYGIQKFMGEHYLRLATHEGWITATVLRIGNPYGVLLPRQRLQGFIGVALSQILEGGPVRIFGDADNVRDFVHLDDVMRMFELAVARREGFDVYNVGSGVGRSVRSVLALLHEFSGVDAEVIYEPPTTDSRRLPAWIVLDIGKARQELGWRPKVEFETGLRAMCEQAVAAL
- a CDS encoding class I SAM-dependent methyltransferase: MDYCLPKGYQARLEPDDPVREDDEGFWLPAVYPESASLATRLGARCIVGVGCGTGKRLAALHPSFEIIGIDTPSNIAVCRERYDFGTWVEIDLENDDSLDVPDLTGAVLVCENLLERLVNPEELLALVSDALEKGAAAFVLATPDRALNKDGHLGPPANPAHAREWTGAELAHFMASMGLRGHLGLTRSNDLAPFMRTILAVVPGLSADQREVVDSWWYERTRWQRMVEEQDRTILQQHAWTGELRRISDWSAQQRDAWEVTAREREAQLLERDRQIAELQAALARAVGQAGTLEQTSLRWALRLALRLARAAGRVRPRRS
- a CDS encoding glycosyltransferase family 39 protein, giving the protein MAARSTTNDPFASGLPHLADPHRGAASTKTVVSVARRWLPLWLPVALVAPSLVWIALDRSIWPWDPAWYGTVSVDLWATLSTDPVHWPGSMTHAFGLKPPAVAWLGQLFVPLGETLGEDARALLLSIVVCQAASLSLVYLAVRRLDGTPAAVLATLLVGASPLFVSLSHEYFAEPAQTVAVTWLLLILAGAAYSPASLTLAQLPGAIALGMLAKLSSPAYMAPLALGAVVLLALHRKMLPQQRRRRDRVAVFGSGAISLLLVLGALAWYRVNLDTALDHARNASADTGLYGVDRGFVRQFPEWVERLGNAAFIPFAWIVAGGLAIVALAAAGPRIRIRDPRVVTCAACGTAVLVVLAAFASQPNQEMRYLLPLVPLVAVPVALAVAVSRRRTLVVLAGALAVVQFAVVTLQSFGHAPGALRASYPVDEPVRDARFARALDDVVTQTCTDAQVGRISIVGADHPWLNHNTLTFLAHRRFAGRSGRLCNYTALGYAEQDPEAAWDRVRDTDPPFYIAIDYGNPSNPLPATEAAAVARADAFNRVNVAIFDRVVRSPDFELVPGSRSTGLVIFRAVNASH
- a CDS encoding glycosyltransferase, translated to MLSARVSRQLDPSSEVAGLEYADVATYFDAFAPVEARWRRRNATYHRLVERICRSMVPEGRKVLEIGSGGGDLLAALQPSVGVGVDVSPAMVELANSRYPGLRFELGAGETTKLDETFDYVVLSDVFPYVHDLLRLLENVRQHSHSRTRVVINSYNPAWRPFLGLAERLGLKPRKPIRNWVSPGDIRNLLELAGFEVVSASTRILVPKSVPLLTHFLNTVVANIWPFTRLCVSYWIVARPSPEPLGELGVSVVCACRNEAGHIPQIVERLTSMGTSTELIFVEGGSTDDTRATIEREIDEHPELDISLLTQPGKGKGDAVRMGFAAAKHDVLMILDGDLTVQPEDLPKFYDALVANRGELINGSRLVYDMERGSMRFLNMLGNKAFSLLFRAITGQHVKDTLCGTKVLHRDDYGAIAAGRSFFGEFDPFGDFDLLFGAARLNLKIVDLPVRYGARTYGTTNISRFRHGLLLLRMTLFAYSKFRVQIFRRPRGDQRRSSTTRQRNASS
- a CDS encoding methyltransferase domain-containing protein, which encodes MDLQRTLDRQERAWQERPLVRREYAGFYHRIVGRLSRVPGPTVELGSGIGKFKAFKPDAVMTDVEPTRWAEAVVDAEALPYEDGTIANLVLLDVFHHVPDPARFLDEAARVLRLGGRVVIVDPYCSPLSTPVYRRFHHERTDLAALAFERDAQTGATALDSNQARATLVFYRHRDQYLRRWPSLPIVADERFSFLVYPLSGGFTRPALLPAFLYRPLSVLERALRPAAQLLAFRCLVVLERR
- a CDS encoding lysylphosphatidylglycerol synthase transmembrane domain-containing protein; this translates as MAMRRRHAALLVAGTAVSALFAAAAIRDVQLDLFVSSIREMKYLWLIPALACLAAAVVLRAQRWRLVFVPQSRPPFSAALRSLLIGLFFNQILPFRAGEAARVVALGREAGTSRAEAAGTAIVERVFDVLALFVLLFAAWFFVPEVSWIRAAAIFALLFSVGLAVMIVVLVIFGDSLLRRGLAPLAIFPGVTRQRIDAAAERLSMGLRALHRPSLAAGGFLLTVLSWLVVAISYLCVFEGFGLEVGFAGAVVAVVATNLVLVIPSLPAGLGVFEAATIAALQPYSIDDSQALACAVVLHAVNFFPYLIAGVVALRSHTVVTGHRVTFGTTDA
- a CDS encoding glycosyltransferase family A protein, which produces MRFDLVLATVGRTQDVVRFLRALEAQSYRDFRLLVVDQNSDERLAPVLVGFEKAFEIVRLRSQPGLSRARNAAFAHLAADIVAFPDDDCWYPRDLLQRVADFFAAHPKWDGLGVRPVDELGRQSAGRADTEAGAMTAYNLWGRVGSYTLFLRRPVLDEVGPFDETLGVGTSTPWRAGEDLDYVARAVNAGRRVFYDPSLHVHHPQKREHTSRPDVRQGYEYGAGFGRALRKNRLPWWFATYCVVRSCGASLLNLLAGRPARARFYLAVARGRVCGWLGVRTEA